One genomic window of Commensalibacter oyaizuii includes the following:
- the tssJ gene encoding type VI secretion system lipoprotein TssJ — protein MSINNRKLLGISICLLVLSGCGSSKKDVQQASVNEPEKAHHIKELYLQFNTDKNLNPDQDNQPLSVMVRIYQIKDNQAFLQTNYKDLLKEKNDVVKQNTLSRYDIILKPNEKILLHRSLEKETIYIVIVAFFRKPDLEKNNWKAIIRRDYLIKKKPRIVDVNANNLSVKPTKKELKDQKKK, from the coding sequence ATGTCTATTAATAACCGAAAATTATTAGGCATCAGCATATGTTTACTGGTGCTTTCTGGATGTGGTTCATCTAAAAAAGACGTTCAACAGGCGTCTGTTAATGAACCTGAAAAAGCGCATCATATCAAAGAATTATACTTGCAATTTAATACTGATAAAAACTTAAATCCTGATCAAGATAATCAACCACTATCTGTAATGGTGAGAATTTATCAAATAAAGGACAATCAGGCTTTTCTGCAAACTAACTATAAAGATTTATTAAAAGAAAAAAATGATGTTGTCAAACAAAACACACTAAGCAGGTACGATATTATTCTTAAACCAAATGAGAAAATATTATTACATCGTTCTTTAGAAAAAGAGACAATTTATATCGTTATAGTTGCCTTTTTCAGAAAGCCTGACTTAGAGAAAAACAATTGGAAAGCAATTATTCGTAGAGATTACCTTATTAAAAAGAAACCACGAATAGTTGACGTGAATGCAAATAATTTATCTGTAAAGCCAACGAAGAAAGAGTTGAAAGACCAAAAGAAAAAATGA
- a CDS encoding AAA family ATPase, with product MKIISIISQKGGVGKTTLSTALAVEAITNNKQVILLDLDPQASSSFWNDSRQNQDNLAVTAIPPARLEHYLKASKDAGANFVFVDTPPFAKDIAYDAAKFADLVLIPTKPAVLDIIAMTRTVDLIKAFSKRSSVILTFCPPTGKEIEEAQDAVKQLGVELCPIKIGNRIAFSRAQQFGQTAQEYEPNSKAAKEIKQLYKYICIHV from the coding sequence ATGAAAATTATTTCTATTATTTCTCAAAAAGGTGGAGTAGGAAAAACCACTTTATCTACAGCTCTAGCTGTTGAAGCTATAACAAATAATAAGCAAGTTATACTACTTGATTTAGATCCTCAAGCAAGCTCTTCATTTTGGAATGATAGTCGTCAAAATCAAGATAATTTAGCTGTTACTGCAATCCCTCCAGCACGTCTTGAACATTATCTAAAAGCATCTAAAGATGCTGGTGCTAATTTTGTTTTTGTTGACACTCCACCTTTTGCTAAAGATATAGCCTATGATGCTGCAAAATTTGCAGATTTAGTGTTAATTCCAACTAAACCAGCAGTATTAGATATTATCGCAATGACACGTACTGTTGATTTAATAAAAGCTTTTAGTAAAAGATCATCGGTCATTTTGACATTTTGCCCACCAACAGGAAAAGAAATAGAAGAAGCTCAAGATGCTGTTAAACAACTTGGTGTAGAGTTATGTCCTATTAAAATAGGTAACAGAATTGCTTTTTCTCGTGCACAACAATTTGGGCAAACCGCACAAGAATATGAGCCAAACAGTAAAGCTGCAAAAGAAATAAAACAATTATACAAATATATATGTATACATGTATGA
- a CDS encoding ribbon-helix-helix domain-containing protein, protein MKNKSNLLLDAINRAVPQIEEEKENSNKIDNSKKQNLSRFGTKLIAGHFDPKIARQLRIIAAEEDTTVQALLEEALNLLFVKKGKSHIGGLTND, encoded by the coding sequence ATGAAAAATAAATCTAATTTATTACTGGATGCTATTAACCGTGCTGTTCCACAGATAGAAGAAGAAAAAGAAAATAGCAATAAAATTGATAATAGTAAAAAACAAAATCTCTCTCGCTTTGGTACAAAACTTATTGCTGGTCATTTCGATCCAAAAATTGCAAGACAACTACGTATTATTGCAGCAGAAGAAGATACAACAGTACAAGCTTTGTTAGAAGAAGCCCTTAATTTATTATTCGTTAAAAAGGGTAAATCTCATATTGGTGGCTTAACAAACGATTAA
- the tssG gene encoding type VI secretion system baseplate subunit TssG — translation MERKPQSEDFWLVKKIEDKITFINFYRFCQLIEKTGVHYPALGTTSLLKNDLIRFRSVEDMGFPVSEFKEVQWSETNSSFPPTIRTTFLGLYGVDSPLPTIFLDDISQKREGYESVTSFLDIFHHRIVTQYYRIWRKYSYPASFQSGGTDETSQCLLGLIGLGIPGTQKHIATPISRFLALLSVMRLPTRNAEGISALVSVLTKNTIATVKPHSIQHIPLLNPIKLSSKTPIHLNIRHTLGKTGRDVNSQIALNLYTEDFEEAKSWLPGGQLFIDFLILLRVYLGWRYTAKIQLTIPKRVLPDAKLNKSQIQLGRTGILGLTRVKKERSKEIITVNIGGYKGLKPLSKIKQAEEVCYVY, via the coding sequence ATGGAAAGAAAACCACAGTCAGAAGATTTCTGGTTAGTTAAAAAAATTGAAGATAAAATCACATTTATTAATTTCTATCGTTTTTGCCAACTAATAGAAAAAACAGGTGTGCATTACCCTGCGCTTGGAACAACCTCTTTACTTAAAAATGACTTAATTCGTTTTAGGTCGGTCGAAGATATGGGGTTTCCCGTTAGTGAATTTAAAGAAGTTCAATGGTCTGAAACAAATTCATCATTTCCTCCAACAATTAGAACAACTTTTTTGGGACTATATGGGGTTGATTCCCCATTACCAACGATATTCTTAGATGATATTTCTCAAAAAAGAGAAGGATATGAAAGTGTTACATCTTTCTTAGATATTTTTCATCATCGTATAGTTACACAATATTATCGCATATGGCGTAAATATTCTTACCCTGCTTCTTTTCAATCTGGTGGCACGGATGAAACGTCACAATGTTTATTAGGATTAATAGGCCTAGGTATTCCAGGAACACAAAAACATATTGCAACCCCCATATCACGTTTTTTAGCATTACTGAGCGTAATGCGCCTACCGACACGTAATGCTGAGGGGATAAGTGCCTTAGTATCCGTTCTAACAAAAAATACTATAGCCACTGTAAAACCTCACTCTATTCAACATATTCCATTACTTAACCCCATCAAATTAAGCTCAAAAACACCTATTCATTTAAACATACGCCATACTTTGGGAAAGACTGGAAGAGATGTAAATAGCCAAATTGCTTTAAATTTATATACTGAAGACTTTGAAGAAGCAAAGTCTTGGCTTCCAGGAGGACAGTTATTTATAGATTTTTTAATTTTATTAAGAGTTTATCTGGGATGGAGATATACAGCAAAAATACAATTAACCATTCCTAAACGCGTACTACCTGATGCTAAATTAAACAAATCTCAGATTCAATTAGGACGAACAGGAATTTTAGGATTAACAAGAGTAAAAAAAGAACGTTCTAAAGAAATTATTACTGTCAACATAGGGGGATATAAAGGATTAAAACCTCTTTCTAAAATCAAACAAGCTGAAGAGGTATGTTATGTCTATTAA
- a CDS encoding VasL domain-containing protein produces the protein MNSILSDKFGKIGKTPIALKEFTSLKEEMGKLNHPARPDIDWEKVEELCKIILCKNGADLQTLSFYTIALTKLYQLKGLTKGIDLIDTLIGKYWFNFWPEQTHIRVEIIAWLVKSIQQFLRSYQFSYADLTSIYHLERLFDHLCQNFQDLEIKHLTGMTDLYRLTSKTAKQLERLEQENSISNMVPVDLAGKIKEKKNEDLTSSNDIPNLTKQQKELIIEENNEDKKTTKDSISLSSMPLVQSENNPSKKSFWKGFITGACVIMFIGIISDGAIFYDQYINLKNVPIVNSHYFPENLTDSQINILAKLAENKISKETTDNILTSGEEILNRIEIQPLWSIYYGDHLIKLYQSLFPQNTQVTKLQKQWQNKQKELADQYIQTNTYQTIQNQLQSFLDRLNELDERRGQYITVSELKSIVFSIQKPLFQSPPLDELLRQMKEQKKQQQDTTTLQQQINIRFIQLLNYYYMLQQSK, from the coding sequence ATGAATTCAATATTATCAGATAAGTTTGGAAAAATTGGAAAAACACCAATTGCACTAAAAGAATTTACGTCTTTAAAGGAAGAAATGGGAAAACTAAACCATCCTGCTCGACCAGATATTGACTGGGAAAAAGTAGAGGAACTTTGTAAAATTATATTATGCAAAAATGGAGCGGATTTACAAACGCTTTCTTTCTATACCATTGCGCTGACAAAGTTATACCAGCTAAAAGGATTAACAAAAGGTATAGATCTTATTGATACACTTATAGGTAAATATTGGTTTAATTTTTGGCCAGAGCAAACACATATTAGAGTTGAAATTATTGCGTGGCTAGTAAAATCTATTCAACAATTCTTACGATCTTATCAATTTTCTTATGCTGACCTGACATCTATTTATCATCTTGAAAGATTATTTGATCATTTGTGTCAAAATTTTCAAGATTTAGAAATTAAACATTTAACAGGAATGACTGATTTATATCGTCTTACCTCAAAAACAGCCAAGCAATTAGAGCGTCTCGAGCAAGAAAATTCAATATCTAATATGGTTCCTGTTGATCTTGCTGGCAAAATAAAAGAAAAAAAAAATGAAGACCTCACAAGTAGTAATGATATCCCCAACTTAACCAAACAACAAAAAGAACTAATTATAGAAGAAAACAATGAAGATAAAAAAACAACTAAAGATAGTATTTCTTTATCTTCCATGCCCCTTGTTCAATCAGAGAACAATCCTTCCAAAAAAAGTTTTTGGAAAGGATTTATAACGGGAGCCTGTGTGATTATGTTCATTGGTATCATTTCGGACGGAGCTATATTTTATGATCAATATATAAATTTAAAAAATGTTCCTATCGTAAATAGTCACTATTTCCCTGAGAATTTAACAGATAGCCAGATTAATATATTAGCTAAACTAGCAGAAAATAAAATTTCAAAAGAAACAACTGATAATATTTTAACCAGTGGCGAGGAAATCCTTAATCGAATTGAAATACAGCCTTTATGGAGCATTTATTATGGTGATCATTTGATTAAATTATATCAGTCTTTATTCCCCCAAAATACACAAGTTACAAAATTACAAAAACAGTGGCAAAACAAGCAGAAAGAGTTAGCAGACCAATATATACAAACCAATACATATCAAACAATCCAAAACCAATTACAAAGCTTTCTAGACCGATTAAATGAACTTGATGAAAGAAGAGGCCAATACATTACCGTATCAGAGCTAAAATCTATCGTTTTTTCTATTCAAAAACCTTTATTTCAATCCCCACCTTTAGATGAATTATTAAGGCAAATGAAAGAACAAAAAAAACAGCAACAAGATACAACAACTTTACAACAACAAATAAATATACGCTTCATACAGCTTCTTAATTATTACTATATGCTGCAACAGTCCAAGTAA
- a CDS encoding replication initiator protein A, whose translation MNNKENPRHSQFDFFVPYVTDAPLRDHRETMERPFFSLAKRKRLKPIEYISPDGGVFVNVYPNQEFGMATIWDADILIWATSCINEMKRKKINDISKTLYFHPYDLLRSISRNTGGRQYLLLKESLGRLQSTTVVTNIRAHKGKKQRQFSWIESWTDHVDEITGISQGMSITLAEWFYEGILTDGGVLAIDPLYFSITGGRERWLYRVARKHAGGAGEKGFAISLLTLFEKSGVEGSFRRFKYEIYKIVKENKLPRYNLIIERNDNNPLLRIILTKNN comes from the coding sequence ATGAATAATAAAGAAAACCCACGCCATTCCCAATTCGATTTTTTTGTACCATATGTTACTGATGCTCCTCTACGAGACCATAGAGAAACTATGGAGCGCCCGTTTTTTTCTTTAGCAAAACGTAAAAGATTAAAACCTATTGAATATATCAGCCCAGACGGTGGTGTTTTTGTAAATGTATATCCAAATCAAGAATTTGGAATGGCAACTATTTGGGATGCTGATATCCTAATTTGGGCCACTTCTTGTATTAATGAGATGAAAAGAAAAAAAATAAATGATATCTCAAAAACTCTATATTTTCATCCATATGATTTGCTACGATCCATTAGCAGAAATACTGGAGGAAGACAGTATCTACTGTTAAAAGAAAGCTTGGGAAGACTACAATCCACAACTGTTGTAACAAATATTCGAGCACACAAAGGAAAAAAACAACGTCAATTCAGCTGGATTGAATCTTGGACAGATCATGTAGATGAAATTACTGGTATTAGTCAAGGCATGAGTATTACTCTAGCTGAATGGTTTTATGAAGGTATTTTGACAGACGGGGGGGTTCTCGCAATAGATCCTTTATATTTCTCAATTACAGGCGGACGCGAAAGGTGGTTATATCGTGTTGCACGTAAACATGCAGGAGGTGCTGGAGAAAAAGGCTTTGCTATTTCTTTATTAACCTTGTTTGAAAAAAGTGGTGTAGAAGGAAGCTTTCGTAGATTTAAATATGAAATATATAAAATTGTTAAAGAAAATAAACTACCTAGATATAATTTAATAATAGAAAGAAACGATAATAATCCGTTACTTAGGATAATCCTGACAAAAAACAATTAA
- the tssF gene encoding type VI secretion system baseplate subunit TssF, whose amino-acid sequence MAHDDLILRYYEAEMMYLREAGKEFAQAHPDRAALLNLDKVSDRDPYVERLFEGFSFLMGKMRQKLDDDLPELTEGLVSLLWPHYLRTIPSLAVVELTPDYHKLKEPEILSKGFEIISQPIGSKKTKCRYRSTRDVELLPLKLSNAQLLHEPDGRSVIRIQFNCGNLAEWSDIHIHSLPIYLNADSPISSALHLYLTRYAQHSFIRYSNAYNSDRQPIDLCFSPMGFDPEDRLWPKGETAFSGYQLLLEYFSFREKFMFLNLKGLEKIRLPEAIEWFELDIVLNKLWPQDLLFSEENFVLYCTPAINLFEIEADPLRISGLQHEYLLRPLRIQDGHTEIYSVDHVKSSKRAEQHDFVPFSSFQHRGGMLRHTAPERYYHTRVRRGASGLYDTWLILGGDAFEKNFDFEEEILSLRITATNGQLPRSALRNSILNQPLHSTQLEVRVRNLSAPTMPCYPPSTDRFHWRVLSHLSSNFLSMLDNAEILRGTLALYDWTDDEMNRRRLEAIIHVEHSLIQRFEKGFLLRGVYIEVTINSSGFSGEGDICLFGEMLNQFFGLYTDIHLFNQLTITLKPTGKSFRWKENHSQKISG is encoded by the coding sequence TTTAATTTTACGTTACTATGAAGCGGAAATGATGTATTTGCGCGAAGCTGGAAAAGAGTTTGCTCAAGCTCATCCAGATCGTGCTGCACTGCTAAATTTAGATAAAGTTAGCGATAGAGACCCGTATGTAGAACGTTTATTTGAAGGTTTTTCCTTTTTAATGGGAAAAATGCGCCAAAAGCTGGATGACGATTTACCCGAATTAACTGAAGGTTTGGTCAGTTTATTATGGCCACATTATTTACGTACTATCCCCTCTTTGGCGGTAGTTGAATTAACTCCGGACTATCATAAACTAAAAGAACCAGAAATTTTATCTAAAGGGTTTGAAATTATTTCACAACCTATTGGTTCTAAAAAAACAAAGTGTCGCTATAGGTCTACTAGAGATGTAGAACTACTTCCTTTAAAATTAAGTAATGCTCAATTATTACATGAGCCAGATGGTCGTTCAGTTATTAGAATTCAATTTAATTGCGGAAATTTAGCTGAATGGAGTGATATCCATATCCATTCTTTGCCAATTTATCTGAATGCTGATTCCCCCATTAGCTCTGCCCTGCATCTTTATCTAACACGATATGCTCAACACAGTTTTATCCGTTATTCGAATGCTTATAACTCTGATCGACAACCGATAGATTTATGTTTTTCTCCTATGGGTTTTGATCCAGAAGATCGATTATGGCCAAAAGGAGAAACTGCCTTTAGTGGGTATCAACTTTTATTAGAGTATTTCTCTTTTAGAGAGAAATTTATGTTCTTAAATTTAAAAGGTTTAGAAAAAATTAGGTTGCCAGAAGCAATAGAGTGGTTCGAGCTAGATATTGTTTTAAACAAATTATGGCCACAAGATTTACTATTTTCTGAAGAAAATTTTGTTCTATATTGCACGCCTGCTATTAATTTATTTGAAATTGAAGCCGATCCTTTACGAATTTCAGGTTTACAACACGAATATTTGCTACGTCCATTAAGAATTCAGGATGGTCATACTGAAATATATTCTGTAGACCATGTAAAATCGTCAAAACGTGCTGAACAACATGATTTCGTCCCCTTTAGTAGCTTTCAACATCGTGGAGGTATGTTACGTCATACAGCCCCAGAACGTTATTATCATACGCGAGTGCGCCGTGGGGCCTCTGGCCTATATGATACATGGTTAATTCTTGGCGGTGATGCGTTTGAAAAGAACTTCGACTTTGAAGAAGAAATTCTATCTCTAAGAATTACTGCAACTAATGGACAACTCCCACGTAGCGCTTTACGAAATAGCATATTAAACCAACCTCTTCACTCAACACAATTAGAGGTTAGAGTTCGCAATTTAAGCGCACCTACAATGCCATGCTACCCGCCCTCGACAGATCGTTTTCATTGGCGTGTTCTTAGTCATTTAAGCTCTAATTTTTTAAGTATGCTGGATAATGCTGAAATCTTAAGAGGGACTTTGGCTCTATATGACTGGACAGATGATGAAATGAATCGTCGTCGTTTGGAGGCAATTATTCATGTGGAGCACTCTTTAATTCAACGTTTTGAAAAGGGATTCTTGTTAAGAGGTGTTTATATTGAAGTAACAATCAATAGTAGCGGATTTTCTGGTGAGGGGGATATTTGCCTATTTGGCGAGATGTTGAACCAATTTTTTGGTTTATATACAGATATTCATTTATTTAACCAGCTAACAATTACATTAAAACCTACTGGAAAGAGTTTTAGATGGAAAGAAAACCACAGTCAGAAGATTTCTGGTTAG
- the tssE gene encoding type VI secretion system baseplate subunit TssE, which translates to MNPSLYEMLTFNFTDELDLYQVNDTDKIILSVMNNIERVLNCRAGNLAHLPDYGIPDLHSILQNLPESAYNLMNIIQKVLLKYEPRLKSVNVNLISEDKTGNLYYTIRAHLHKVGLVRFSTEFAPEGRILINYLRQRQQID; encoded by the coding sequence ATGAATCCTTCATTATATGAAATGTTAACTTTTAACTTTACGGATGAGCTTGATCTCTATCAAGTAAATGATACAGACAAAATTATTTTATCCGTTATGAATAATATTGAAAGAGTGCTGAACTGTCGTGCAGGCAATCTAGCTCATTTACCAGATTATGGTATTCCTGATCTTCACTCTATTCTGCAAAATTTACCTGAGTCCGCTTATAATTTAATGAATATTATTCAAAAAGTTTTATTAAAGTACGAGCCCAGATTGAAGTCTGTAAACGTAAATCTGATTTCTGAAGATAAAACAGGAAATCTATATTACACAATAAGAGCACATTTACATAAAGTAGGATTGGTTCGATTTAGTACCGAGTTTGCTCCAGAAGGGCGTATTCTGATTAACTATTTACGTCAACGTCAACAAATCGATTAA